One Streptomyces umbrinus genomic window, CGCCGCAGGGGCTGACCCGTCGTCAGCCCCGACTGCACCCGCGCCGGTACCCCGGGCGCTCCGCCGGCCGGCCGACCGCACCCCACGTACGTACGAACCGTGTGAAGGCAGGTAGGTTCGAGACGTGAGCGAGAAGAACCATCACGACAAGTTGCCCATCCGGATGCTCCACGACCGTGTGCTCGTGCGGCAGGACACCGCCGAGGGCGAGCGCCGTTCGGGTGGCGGCATCCTGATCCCCGCGACGGCGGCCGTGGGCCGGCGGCTCGCCTGGGCCGAGGTCGTCGCGGTCGGGCAGAACGTACGGACCGTGGAGCCGGGCGACCGCGTCCTGTACGACCCGGAGGACCTCGCCGAGGTCGAGGTGCGCGGCACCGCGTACGTCCTGATGCGCGAGCGGGACCTGCACGCCGTGGCGGCCGACCGGTTCGAGGGCTCCGAGGACTCGACCGGTCTGTACCTCTGAAACACCTGTACCTCTGAAACAGAGGTCGAAAGAGGCAGAAGGGGCTGGTGACCATCGCCACCAGCCCCCTTCTGCTTGCCTTTTGCTACCTTGGAAGGACCCCGACGAGACGCGCCGTACCGGGACTCGCAAAGACGACGCACCCCTGTTGATCAACGCCTGTTGATCCGTTCACGGAGGTGCCTCATGGCCTGGGTCCTGCTTGTCGTCGCCGGTCTGCTCGAAGTCGGCTGGTCGATCGGTATGAAGTACACCGACGGTTTCACGCGGCTCGTGCCGAGCGTTCTCACCGGTGCGGGCATCGTCGCCAGCATGTTCCTGCTGTCGTACGCGGCGAAGACGCTGCCCATCGGTACCGCCTACGGCGTCTGGGTCGGCATCGGCGCGGCCGGGGCGGCGGTGTTCGGCATGGCGGTGCTGGGTGAACCCACCACCGCCGCCCGGATCTTCTTCGTCTGTCTGCTGCTGATCGCCGTGGTGGGGCTGAAGGCGACCTCCGGTCACTGACCCCCGGACACCGAGGGACGGCGCGCGGGGCCTCCGAACTGCGGCGGCCCCCGAACTACGGGAAGCCGCCGAAGTTCGTCCCCGTGGCCCCGTCGTCGCCCCCTGTTCCGTCCGTGGTGCTGCCGTCCGTCGTTCCGCCGTCGGTCGTGGTGCCTCCGTCGCCGGTGGTGCCGCCCGCGCCGTCGGTACCACCCGTGGGGAAGCCGGTGCCGCCGCCCGTCGTCGCGCCTCCGGTGGTCGTGCCTCCGTCGGTGGTGCCGCCGTCGGTCGTCGTCCCGCCGTCGCCGGTGGTGCCGCCGTCCGTGGTGGTCCCGCCGTTGGTCTGGCCCTCGGTCGCGGGGGTCTCCTCGCCGCCGGTGGTCGTGCCGCCGTTGTCCTGTCCGGCGTCCGTGCCCGGCTGGTCCTCGTCGGGGTTGGCCGGCGGGAGTTGCTGCTCCTCCGCGCCGTCCTGGAGCCGTAGGTCGAACTCCTGGGCGGAGGTGCCCTTCAAGGCGGCCTTCGTGTACTGGGCCCAGATCTGCGCCGGGTAGCCACCGCCGTTGATGCGGGGCTGCCCGAGCGCCCCGTACAGGGACTTGTGCGCGCCCGTGTCGGGGTCCTGGCCCATGATGGCGACGACCGTGGCGAGGTTCGGGGTGTAGCCCGCGAACCAGGCCGCCTGGTCCTCCTCCGCCGTGCCGGTCTTGCCCGCAGCGGGCCGCCCGGCGGCCTGCGCGGCCGTGCCGGTGCCGCCGTCGACGACGCTCTGCAGGACCGAGGTCGTGGTGTCGGCGGCCTCGCGGCTCACCGCCTGCCAGGTCTTGCGCCCGGGCAGGTCCACCACGTCCGCGCCGTCCTTGGTGATCTTGTCGATCATCGTGTACGTGCCGCGCTTGCCGTGGTTGGCGAGGGTCGCGTACGCCTCCGCCATGTCGAGGACGCTGGCCGTGGCCGGGCCGAGCGCGATCGACGGGGACGCCGTCAGGTCGGGGGTGTCGGACGGGATGCCGAGGCCGACGGCCGTCTTCTCGACCTTCTCCGGATCGACGTCCACGGCCATCTGCGCGTACACGGAGTTCACGGACTTGTCCGTGGCGGTGCGGACCGAGATCTGCCCGTACGAGACCTGGTCCTCGTTCTCCGGGGCGTACGTGCCGCCCTCCCAGCCCTGTACGGGGCGCTTGTTGGTGCCGTCGTAGACGGTGTTCGGGGTGATCGTGCGGCCGTCCTGCGTGGTCGAGTCGTTCTGCACGGCCGCGGTGAACACGAACGGCTTGAAGGTGGAGCCGACCTGGTAGTCCCGGCGGGTCGCGTTGTTGTAGTACTGCTTCGTGTAGTCGATGCCGCCGTACATCGCGAGGACCCTGCCGGTCTTCGGGTCGATGGAGGCGCCGCCCGCGCGGACGTAGTTGTCGACCTTGCGGTCCTTCTTGTCGAGCTTCTCCATCACCTGGTCGTCCACGGCCTTCACGAAGGCGTCCTGCTTGGGCTTCTGCAGGGTGGTCGTGATGCGGTAGCCGCCGGCGTTCAGCTCGTTCTCGTCGAGGATCTTGTTGTCGGTCAGGTAGTCGTTCACGGCCTTCACGATGTAGCCGCGCTGTCCGGACATGCCGGCCGCGATCACCGTCTGCTTGGGCTCGGGGAACTTGATGCCCGAGCGCTCCGACGCGGTGATCCACTTCTTCTTGACCATGCCGTCGAGGACGTAGTTCCAGCGGGCCAGCGCCGCGGGCTTGTTCTCGGGGTGGGCGACGACGTCGAACTCGCTCGGCGCGTTCAGCAGCGATGCCAGGTAGGCGCCCTGGCCGACCGTCAGGTCGATGGCGTCGACGCCGTAGTAGGCCTGGGCGGCGGCCTGGATGCCGTAGGCGTTGCGGCCGAAGTAGCTGGTGTTGAGGTAGCCCTCCAGGATGTCGTCCTTGCTCTTCTCGCGGTCCAGCTTGATCGCGATGAAGAACTCCTTCGCCTTCCGGGTGACCGTCTGCTCCTGGGCCAGGTAGTAGTTCTTCACGTACTGCTGGGTGATCGTCGAGCCGGACTGCTTGCCCTTGCCCGTCGCGGTGTTCCAGCCGGCGCGGATCATCGCCTTGGGGTCGACCGCCGACTCGCTGTAGAAGTCGCGGTCCTCGGCGGCCAGCACGGCGTGCTGGGCGTCCTTGGAGATCAGCGCCAGCGTCACGTTCTCCCGGTTGACCTCGCCGTCACGGGCGAGCTGGCTGCCGTCCGAGTACAGATAGACGTTGCTCTGTTTCATCGCCGCCGAGTTCGCGGCCGGGATCTTCACCAGGTAGTAGCCGAGTGCGAACGCACCGATGAGCAGCAGGAGCCCGGTGAGGACCGTGCCGAGCACCATCCGCCAGGTCGGGATCAGTCGTCGCCATCCGGTGCGTTTCGGTCGCTTGGGCTTCTTGCCGGGTGTCTCGGGTGCCGCCGCGGTGGCGGGTCCCGGTTCCCTCGGTGCCCAGCCCTCGCTCGGCTGCTGCGGCTGCGGCTGGTCGTTCATGTTGTGCCGGACTCCCGTTTCGCGTCATACGTCTCGTACGCCCTCGTACGCCTTGTGCGCCCCTCCTTGAAGACTGTCGCACCCGGCGATTCGTTCCCGGGACGTGGCACGCGTCCCGGGGAGAAAATGCGTGGCACGCGGTACGCCCCCGGGGCTAGGCTCCTGCGCTTTGGCTCGGACCGGTCGAAGGGGGCCCGACGTGGGGACTTGGCGGTTGTACACAGCCGTCGCGGCAGGCGCGTTCCGGCGGTACGCGACCTACCGGGTGGCCACCGCCGCGGGCGTGTTCACCAACACCGTCTTCGGGCTGATCCTGGCTTACACGTACATCGCGCTATGGGACGAAAGGCCTGGCCTCGGCGGGTACGACCAGTCCCAGGCGGTGACGTACGTGTGGCTCGGGCAGGGGCTGCTCGCGGCGGTCGCGGTGATCGGCGGCGGCTTCGAGGACGAGATGATCGAGAGAATCCGTACGGGTGACATCGCGATCGACCTGTACCGGCCCGCGGACCTCCAGATGTGGTGGCTGGCTGCCGACGCGGGGCGGGCCGCGTTCCAGTTGGCGGGGCGCGGTGTGGTGCCGATGGCGTTCGGGGGGCTCGTGTTCCATCTCGCGCTTCCGGCCGATGCCGGGACCTGGCTGGCGTTCCTCGTCGCCGTCGCCCTCGGTCTCCTGGTGAGTTTCGCGATCCGCTATCTCGTGGCGCTGCTGGCGTTCTGGTTCATGGACGGGGCGGGCGTGCAGCAGCTGGCCGTGCTCGCGGGGCTCTTCTTCTCCGGGATGACGCTGCCGCTGAACGTCTTCCCGGGCGCCCTCGGCGAGCTGGCCCGGGCGCTGCCCTGGTCGTCGCTGCTGCAGGCCCCGGCGGATGTGCTGCTCGGCGAGCGCACGGGCTTCGCGCTGTGGCGTACGTACGCCTTCCAGGCCGCCTGGGCCGTGGGGCTGCTCGCGGTGGGCCGGCTGGTCCAGTCGGCGGCGACGCGCAGGGTGGTGGTCCAGGGTGGCTGACCTTCAGGAGAGGCGAGACGTGCACCGGGGCTTCCCGCCGGCCGGCCGCTCGCGGGTGGTGGACGGGCTGCGGGCCTACCGGCTGATCGCCTGGATGTGGATCCGCTCGACGATGGCGTACCGCGCGTCCTTCGCGATGACGGTCTTCGGCAACTTCGCGGGGACCGCGCTCGACTTCGTCACGATCCTGCTGATGTTCTCGCGGGTCGACGAGCTCGGCGGCTACTCGCTGGGCGAGGTGGCGTTCCTGTACGGGCTGTCCAGTGCCGCGTTCGGTCTCACCGACCTGGCGCTCGGCTCGGTGGACCGGCTGGGGCAGCGGGTGCGCGACGGCACGCTGCTCGTGCGGCCCGCGCCGGTGCTCGCGCAGGTCGCCGCGGACCGGTTCGCGCTGCGCCGCCTGGGGCGGATCACGCAGGGGCTGCTGGTCCTCGGGTACGCGCTCTTCGTGCTCGACGTCTCCTGGACGCCGCTGAAGGTGCTGATGATGCCGGTGATGGTGGTCAGCGGGGCCGCCATCTTCGCGTCGGTGTTCGTGGCGGGCGCGGCCTTCCAGTTCGTGGCGCAGGACGCGTCCCAGGTGCAGAACTCCTTCACGTACGGCGGCACCACGCTGCTGCAGTATCCGCCGACGGTCTTCGCGAAGGACCTGGTGCGCGGGGTGACGTTCGTGCTGCCACTGGCCTTCGTCAACTGGGTGCCCGCGCTGTACGTGCTGGACCTGCCGTACCCGCTCGACCTGCCCGAGTGGGTCGCGTTCCTGCCGCCGCTGGTGGCGGTCGCCTGCTGCGCGCTCTCGGGGGTCGCCTGGCGCGCGGGTCTTCGTTCGTACCGGAGCACGGGGAGTTAGCCGCACATGGACACGCAGACGGACGCCGGCCAGGCCGACGACTTCGATCACGCCGACGACGACTTCATTCACCTCGACCGCGTGGAGAAGGTCTTCGACGTACGCAAGAAGACCGGCTTCATGCGCAGTGAGCGGCGGCAGGTGCGGGCGGTCGACTCGATCTCCTTCACCGTGGCGCGTGGTGAGATGGTCGGCTACATCGGGCCGAACGGCGCGGGCAAGTCCACCACCATCAAGATGCTCACCGGCATCCTC contains:
- a CDS encoding transglycosylase domain-containing protein, translated to MNDQPQPQQPSEGWAPREPGPATAAAPETPGKKPKRPKRTGWRRLIPTWRMVLGTVLTGLLLLIGAFALGYYLVKIPAANSAAMKQSNVYLYSDGSQLARDGEVNRENVTLALISKDAQHAVLAAEDRDFYSESAVDPKAMIRAGWNTATGKGKQSGSTITQQYVKNYYLAQEQTVTRKAKEFFIAIKLDREKSKDDILEGYLNTSYFGRNAYGIQAAAQAYYGVDAIDLTVGQGAYLASLLNAPSEFDVVAHPENKPAALARWNYVLDGMVKKKWITASERSGIKFPEPKQTVIAAGMSGQRGYIVKAVNDYLTDNKILDENELNAGGYRITTTLQKPKQDAFVKAVDDQVMEKLDKKDRKVDNYVRAGGASIDPKTGRVLAMYGGIDYTKQYYNNATRRDYQVGSTFKPFVFTAAVQNDSTTQDGRTITPNTVYDGTNKRPVQGWEGGTYAPENEDQVSYGQISVRTATDKSVNSVYAQMAVDVDPEKVEKTAVGLGIPSDTPDLTASPSIALGPATASVLDMAEAYATLANHGKRGTYTMIDKITKDGADVVDLPGRKTWQAVSREAADTTTSVLQSVVDGGTGTAAQAAGRPAAGKTGTAEEDQAAWFAGYTPNLATVVAIMGQDPDTGAHKSLYGALGQPRINGGGYPAQIWAQYTKAALKGTSAQEFDLRLQDGAEEQQLPPANPDEDQPGTDAGQDNGGTTTGGEETPATEGQTNGGTTTDGGTTGDGGTTTDGGTTDGGTTTGGATTGGGTGFPTGGTDGAGGTTGDGGTTTDGGTTDGSTTDGTGGDDGATGTNFGGFP
- a CDS encoding ABC transporter permease, which translates into the protein MADLQERRDVHRGFPPAGRSRVVDGLRAYRLIAWMWIRSTMAYRASFAMTVFGNFAGTALDFVTILLMFSRVDELGGYSLGEVAFLYGLSSAAFGLTDLALGSVDRLGQRVRDGTLLVRPAPVLAQVAADRFALRRLGRITQGLLVLGYALFVLDVSWTPLKVLMMPVMVVSGAAIFASVFVAGAAFQFVAQDASQVQNSFTYGGTTLLQYPPTVFAKDLVRGVTFVLPLAFVNWVPALYVLDLPYPLDLPEWVAFLPPLVAVACCALSGVAWRAGLRSYRSTGS
- a CDS encoding GroES family chaperonin, with amino-acid sequence MLHDRVLVRQDTAEGERRSGGGILIPATAAVGRRLAWAEVVAVGQNVRTVEPGDRVLYDPEDLAEVEVRGTAYVLMRERDLHAVAADRFEGSEDSTGLYL
- the sugE gene encoding quaternary ammonium compound efflux SMR transporter SugE, producing MAWVLLVVAGLLEVGWSIGMKYTDGFTRLVPSVLTGAGIVASMFLLSYAAKTLPIGTAYGVWVGIGAAGAAVFGMAVLGEPTTAARIFFVCLLLIAVVGLKATSGH
- a CDS encoding ABC transporter permease; protein product: MGTWRLYTAVAAGAFRRYATYRVATAAGVFTNTVFGLILAYTYIALWDERPGLGGYDQSQAVTYVWLGQGLLAAVAVIGGGFEDEMIERIRTGDIAIDLYRPADLQMWWLAADAGRAAFQLAGRGVVPMAFGGLVFHLALPADAGTWLAFLVAVALGLLVSFAIRYLVALLAFWFMDGAGVQQLAVLAGLFFSGMTLPLNVFPGALGELARALPWSSLLQAPADVLLGERTGFALWRTYAFQAAWAVGLLAVGRLVQSAATRRVVVQGG